A stretch of DNA from Terriglobales bacterium:
GGTCTGCGCGTGTGGCGAACTCCGACATCTCGCGACTCTTGGAATTCCAGACGGGATGGCGCCACTGCTTATGAAACGCGACGATTGCTCCTTCGCCGGTCAGTTGTTCCGGTTGAGATTGGGCCGCCGCGGCTACCGAAACAACCGGCACCAGGACGGCCACAAGAGCAAGAGTCAGTAATTGTCCTTTCATCATGCCCCCTATTTCCTTTTGCCAGTTGTGCTGACGACGATATTGGCTGGTGGGCTGGTGGCCCATGTTTCACCTAACTACGGCGTTTCCGTGCCCCACCTTCACGTCCCGCTGTTTGGGACGTTAAGGTGGGAGTCCACTGCTCTCCGCTCCCGGAGCGGTTGTTGTTGATCCTTCGTCTCAGACGAGTTAATCGGGGGGACAGAGAAATATCCGTTCCCGACTGCCAGTGATTTTGCTCTCACGCTCGCGTGGTGTCCATTCCGATTCGATCTCGACCGGCCCGATTCCCGAAACAGTAATGGTGGCAAGGAGGAGTCAACGTTCGAAGTCTCTCAGTGTGCACGTCGGTGGAATCCCGCATCTGCCGACTGCCGGCAGATATGGGGCACCAGGCGCGTAGGTTTGCGATCTGGTTGATGAGTTTCGCAAAGCGCAGCGGATACACTAATACGCAGGACTGACGCTCTTTGCAGAAGCTGGACAAGACGACGGTGGCGACGATGCTGGCGGGCGTGTGCACGTTCCTGAACGTGTATTCGACACAGCCGCTGCTGCCGCTGTTTCGGCAGATCTTCCACGCGTCGGAACTGGCGGTAAGCCTGACGGTAAGTGCGACGATTTTCGCGACGGCCGTGACGGCCCCGGTGATCGGAATGATTGCCGAACGGCGCGGGCGGAAGAAGGTGATTGTACCGTCGCTGTTTCTGCTGAGCGTGCCGACGGCGCTGGCGGCGACGTCGACGAGTCTGCACGCGCTGATCTTCTGGAGATTCGCGCAGGGGCTGTTCGTGCCGGGCGTGATCGCGGTAATCCTGGCTTACGTCAACGAAGAGTGGGCCGGCCGCGGCGTGGGCAAGGCGATGGCAGCATACGTGACAGGCACGGTGTTCGGCGGATTCCTGGGGCGGTTCCTCTCCGGGATGGTGGCAACACACTGGCACTGGCGCGCGACCTTCGTTGTGCTTGCCCTATTGAACTTTGCCGGCGCGCTGGCTGTACGAGCGTGGCTGCCGAAGGCGAAGAACTTCGTTCCAGCGGAAGGGCTCGGGCAGGTGCTGAACCATGCGAAGGAGCATCTGCGGAATCCGCGGCTGCTGGCAAATTTCGGCATGGGCGCGAGCGTTTTGATGGCGCTGGTGGGCTGCTTTACCTATGCGAACTTCTACCTGGCTGGCGAGCCGTTTCGTCTGAATTCGGCGCAACTGGGAAGCATCTTCTTCGTGTATCTGCTGGGATTGGTAATTACGCCGGCGTCGGGACGGTTCATGGACCACTTCGGCTTTCGCCGGACGAGCGTGCTGTATTGCGGGATGATGATCGCTGGACTGCTGCTAACGCTGGTGAGGATGCTGCCGGTGGTGGTCTTCGGGTTGGCAATTTTCTCTTCGGGCGTGTTCGTGGCACAGGCGGCGGCGACGGTGCAGACGGGCGCGATTGCGGGACGGGCGCGGTCGTCGGCCGCAGGACTGTACGTGACGTTCTACTACCTGGGAGGCACCGTTGGTGCCACAGTCACGGACTGGTTCTGGCAGTGGTGGGCGTGGCCGGGATGCGTGGCTCTGTTGGGAGCGATGGCGTTACTGAGCGTGTGGCTGGCATGGGTAAGCAGTTGGCCTCGTGAGCGGGTGGACGCGAGCGAGATTGAGTTGGTGGGCGACTGATGAGCAAGCGGGAAGTTTTGGGCGACGCAGGGGACTCGGCAGAAGTGGAAAGTGTGGTTCGTCGGAACGCCTGGCTGTCGAGTGGATATGAGGGCGTGCGATTGCCGGCTGCGGTCCTGCTCGATAACGTGCGGAGCATGTACAACGTCGGCGCATTCTTTCGCGCGGCGGACGGTGTGAACCTGGAGAAGTTGTACCTGTGCGGAATTACGGCGCATCCGCCGAAGAAGGCGATCACGAAGACAGCACTGGGCGCTGAGGAAACAGTCGCATGGGAACATGACTGGGACGCAGTGAAGACGGCAGGGCGTTTGCGCGACAGCGGATTTGAGCTCGTGGCGGTGGAAACCGGCTCGAACACGATTGATCTGTTTCAGTGGGAGCCGAGATTTCCCGTGTGCGTGATGTTCGGTCACGAAGTGGATGGACTGCGTCCTGAACTGCTGGAGATGGCCGACACGCATGTGCGCATCCCGATGTTGGGACAGAAGGGTTCCCTCAATGTGGCGACCGCAGGCGGGGTCGTGATGTACGAATTGCTGCGGAAGTACTGCGCGCTTCAGGAACGGGGTGGGTGACCAAGCCCGCAGCGAATTTCGTTTAGCCGGCCCCGGTGTCCGCAATAGGGCTGTGCGTAAGTGGCGAAGTCTTCGCGCGACAACTTTTCTGCGAGCTTTGGCACGCTGTCCCACATGGATTGTGCCTTTGCCAGATCGAGACACTCCTGCACCGGACATTCGGCGCAGCTGACAAACTCTTTGGAGAGGCAGCAGCGCCTTGCATTGCACCCCCGACTGGTGTGAAAGAGTTCGTCCTCGGGACCCAAGCAGCCACCGCATGAAATATTTGTGAAAGGTTCGTGGAGATCGAAGATCCGAGCCCAATCCCTCGCGACGCGTTTCTGGTGAGTAACTCCCCGGTTAGTGCCCTGATAGGCTGGGCAATCCGAACATACAACTCCGCAAGCTGACATCATGTAGGCCATGTCATCCTCCGGCGGTAAATCTGGTCGGAAGAATTGTATCGCTTCCGCGAGTTAACGGCGGAAGAGAAAAGCCCGCGTGGGAACTCCCAAGCGGGCCATGTAGATAGGATGCTGCTGCTACGACGAACTAAATGTCCAGGTTCTTCACGTCGAGGGCGTTCTCTTCGATGAACTTGCGACGTGCTTCGACGTCTTCGCCCATCAAGGTGGAGAAGATGCTTTCGCAAGCTTCGATATCTTCGGCCTTCACGGCGAGCAGCGTACGGCGCTCAGGGTCCATGGTGGTTTCCCAGAGCTGTCCGGAGCTCATTTCGCCCAGACCTTTGTAACGTTGGACGGTGAAGTCCTTCTTGCCTTCATTCAGAACGAAGTCGAAGAGTTCGCGCGCGGTCTGCTTCTCGACGATTTCGTCGTGCTTGCGGCGCGGCGCGGACTTCGGCGCTTTCTTCTCCGCCTTTTCGAGTGCCTCGGCCTCTTCGGCGGAAAGTTCTTCCTTGTCGGACTTCGTGTCTTCCTTGCCCTTCCACTCGATGACGAACGGCGGTTCCATGTACTGATCGATCTGCTTGAACTTCGACATCATCTGGCGGTATTCGGGCGATGAAGCCATCTCCCAGTTGATGACGTGCTCGGCGCCTTGGGAGTTGACGAAGGCCACTTCCCAGAGCTCGTGCTCTTCGTCGAAGCGCGCGTTGACGCCCTTGAACTGCTCGGGCTTCATGAGCTTGTTCAGTTCCTTCTCGAGCCGTTCAAGCTTCTTCGGCGTGGAGTTCTTGTCGCCTTCGAAGTCGGCGCGCTTGGAGAGATCGAGGCGCGGCAGCAGGTCGGCAACTCTTTCGTTGCGGACACGCTTGGAGACCTTGTCGTAGAAGCGCATGTACTCGTCGAGCGTGGTCATGAACTTCGAGAGCGTGGCGCCTTCGATTTTCGCGGCAGCATCTCCGTGTCGCACAACCATACCGTCGGCGGCGCGTTTCACCATGACGCGAACGAAGTCGCGATCGTCCTTGATGTACTGCTGCGACTTGCCTTTGCGGATCTGGTAGAGCGGCGGCTGCGCGATGTAGACGTTGTTGCGCTTGATCAACTCGCCCATATGGCGGAAGAAGAAGGTGAGCAACAGCGTGCGGATGTGGGAGCCGTCGACGTCGGCATCCGTCATGAGGATGATCTTGCCGTAACGCAGCTTGGAGGCGTCGAAGTCATCTTTACCGATTCCGGTGCCGAGCGCGGTGATCAAGGCACGAATTTCTTCGTGGCCGAGCATCTTGTCGTAACGCGCCTTCTCGACGTTCAGGATCTTTCCCTTGAGGGGAAGAATGGCCTGGAAGCGGCGATCACGGCCCTGCTTTGCGGTTCCACCTGCGGACTCACCCTCGACGAGGAAGAGTTCGCAACGGTTCGGATCGCGTTCGGAGCAGTCGGCAAGTTTGCCGGGAAGTCCGCCGCCATCAAGCGCGCCTTTGCGGCGTGTAAGATCGCGGGCCTTGCGGGCCGCTTCGCGAGCGCGGGAGGCTTCGATGGCCTTGTTGATGATCTTGCGGGCGGCCGTGGGATTCTGTTCGAAGTAGGCGCCGAGCTTTTCATTCACGAACGCCTGCACGATGCCGGCGATGTCGGAATTGAGCTTGCCCTTGGTCTGTCCTTCGAACTGAGGCTGCGGCAGTTTCACGCTGACCACGGCAACCAGGCCTTCACGGACGTCATCTCCACTGAGCGATTCGGTGTCGCTCTTGAATAGTCCAAGCTGCTTGCCGAAGTAGTTGATGGTGCGCGTGA
This window harbors:
- a CDS encoding MFS transporter, coding for MQKLDKTTVATMLAGVCTFLNVYSTQPLLPLFRQIFHASELAVSLTVSATIFATAVTAPVIGMIAERRGRKKVIVPSLFLLSVPTALAATSTSLHALIFWRFAQGLFVPGVIAVILAYVNEEWAGRGVGKAMAAYVTGTVFGGFLGRFLSGMVATHWHWRATFVVLALLNFAGALAVRAWLPKAKNFVPAEGLGQVLNHAKEHLRNPRLLANFGMGASVLMALVGCFTYANFYLAGEPFRLNSAQLGSIFFVYLLGLVITPASGRFMDHFGFRRTSVLYCGMMIAGLLLTLVRMLPVVVFGLAIFSSGVFVAQAAATVQTGAIAGRARSSAAGLYVTFYYLGGTVGATVTDWFWQWWAWPGCVALLGAMALLSVWLAWVSSWPRERVDASEIELVGD
- a CDS encoding TrmH family RNA methyltransferase, producing MSKREVLGDAGDSAEVESVVRRNAWLSSGYEGVRLPAAVLLDNVRSMYNVGAFFRAADGVNLEKLYLCGITAHPPKKAITKTALGAEETVAWEHDWDAVKTAGRLRDSGFELVAVETGSNTIDLFQWEPRFPVCVMFGHEVDGLRPELLEMADTHVRIPMLGQKGSLNVATAGGVVMYELLRKYCALQERGG
- the gyrB gene encoding DNA topoisomerase (ATP-hydrolyzing) subunit B — translated: MAAKETRNGTTAVAETKETKIENTSAKANGKNGAAKNGNNGDNGNYTADSIKVLGGMEAVRKRPAMYIGSTGEMGLHHLVYEVVDNSVDEALAGYASKIDVIIHIDNSITVIDDGRGIPVDEMDVDGEKLPAAQVVMTVLHAGGKFDSSTYKVSGGLHGVGVSCVNALSEELELEIWRDGSTYEQTYSCGEPTSKLKKTGSSGKRRGTKVHFTPDKTIFTATEYNYDTLAQRLRELAFLNKGLIITLTDERNTDAKTGESKRHEFKYTGGIAEFIKHLNRGKNVLHDKPIYMEAERDGVAMEIALQYNDGYSENVFSFANNINTVDGGTHLQGFRTSLTRTINYFGKQLGLFKSDTESLSGDDVREGLVAVVSVKLPQPQFEGQTKGKLNSDIAGIVQAFVNEKLGAYFEQNPTAARKIINKAIEASRAREAARKARDLTRRKGALDGGGLPGKLADCSERDPNRCELFLVEGESAGGTAKQGRDRRFQAILPLKGKILNVEKARYDKMLGHEEIRALITALGTGIGKDDFDASKLRYGKIILMTDADVDGSHIRTLLLTFFFRHMGELIKRNNVYIAQPPLYQIRKGKSQQYIKDDRDFVRVMVKRAADGMVVRHGDAAAKIEGATLSKFMTTLDEYMRFYDKVSKRVRNERVADLLPRLDLSKRADFEGDKNSTPKKLERLEKELNKLMKPEQFKGVNARFDEEHELWEVAFVNSQGAEHVINWEMASSPEYRQMMSKFKQIDQYMEPPFVIEWKGKEDTKSDKEELSAEEAEALEKAEKKAPKSAPRRKHDEIVEKQTARELFDFVLNEGKKDFTVQRYKGLGEMSSGQLWETTMDPERRTLLAVKAEDIEACESIFSTLMGEDVEARRKFIEENALDVKNLDI